A single region of the Gorilla gorilla gorilla isolate KB3781 chromosome 1, NHGRI_mGorGor1-v2.1_pri, whole genome shotgun sequence genome encodes:
- the PLA2G2A gene encoding phospholipase A2, membrane associated isoform X2: protein MIKLTTGKEAALSYGFYGCHCGVGGKGSPKDATDRCCVTHDCCYKRLEKRGCGTKFLSYKFSNVGSRITCAKQDSCRSQLCECDKAAANCFARNKTTYNKKYQYYSNKHCRGSTPRC from the exons ATGATCAAGTTGACAACAGGAAAGGAAGCCGCACTCAGTTATGGCTTCTACGGCTGCCACTGTGGCGTGGGTGGCAAAGGATCCCCCAAGGATGCAACGGATCG CTGCTGTGTCACTCATGACTGTTGCTACAAACGTCTGGAGAAACGTGGATGTGGCACCAAATTTCTGAGCTACAAGTTTAGCAACGTGGGGAGCAGAATCACCTGTG CAAAACAGGACTCCTGCAGAAGTCAACTGTGTGAGTGTGATAAGGCTGCTGCCAACTGTTTTGCTAGAAACAAGACGACCTACAATAAAAAGTACCAGTACTATTCCAATAAACACTGCAGAGGGAGCACCCCTCGTTGCTGA